The Methyloferula stellata AR4 genome includes a window with the following:
- a CDS encoding dienelactone hydrolase family protein — MASVILFHSVMGLRQVERDAAAQMRAAGHEAVTPDLYEGQTAETIAEGFALMGRIGWNTICERAEKAISELPASTVLAGLSMGAGIVAALWPKRQATKGVLLIHALADIPDNTHPGLPLQVHIADPDHFVHDAQMSDWRTAAKQVSLAAELFTYPGVGHFYTDPASPDYDAKAAALTWDRALAFLKEL; from the coding sequence ATGGCGAGCGTGATCTTGTTTCATTCGGTCATGGGCCTGCGGCAAGTCGAACGCGACGCCGCCGCCCAGATGCGTGCCGCCGGGCACGAGGCGGTCACACCCGACCTTTACGAAGGCCAGACAGCGGAGACGATCGCCGAGGGTTTCGCACTGATGGGCCGGATTGGGTGGAACACAATCTGCGAGCGCGCCGAAAAGGCAATTTCGGAGCTTCCCGCTTCAACCGTGCTGGCGGGACTTTCCATGGGCGCCGGCATCGTGGCGGCCCTCTGGCCGAAGCGGCAGGCCACCAAAGGCGTGCTTCTCATTCATGCTCTGGCCGACATTCCAGACAATACGCACCCGGGCCTCCCCTTGCAGGTGCATATCGCCGATCCCGATCATTTCGTTCATGACGCGCAAATGTCCGACTGGCGGACGGCCGCAAAGCAAGTGAGCCTCGCCGCCGAGCTCTTCACCTATCCCGGCGTCGGCCATTTCTATACGGACCCGGCCTCGCCGGACTATGACGCCAAGGCGGCGGCTCTGACCTGGGACCGCGCGTTGGCCTTTCTCAAAGAGTTGTGA